From Pan paniscus chromosome 9, NHGRI_mPanPan1-v2.0_pri, whole genome shotgun sequence, the proteins below share one genomic window:
- the HEPACAM gene encoding hepatic and glial cell adhesion molecule isoform X3 — MKRERGALSRASRALRLAPFVYLLLIQTDPLEGVNITSPVRLIHGTVGKSALLSVQYSSTSSDRPVVKWQLKRDKPVTVVQSIGTEVIGTLRPDYRDRIRLFENGSLLLSDLQLADEGTYEVEISITDDTFTGEKTINLTVDVPISRPQVLVASTTVLELSEAFTLNCSHENGTKPSYTWLKDGKPLLNDSRMLLSPDQKVLTITRVLMEDDDLYSCVVENPISQGRSLPVKITVYRRSSLYIILSTGGIFLLVTLVTVCACWKPSKRKQKKLEKQNSLEYMDQNDDRLKPEDTLPRSGEQERKNPMALYILKDKDSPETEENPAPEPRSVTEPGPPGYSVSPAVPGRSPGLPIRSARRYPRSPARSPATGRTHTSPPRAPSSPGRSRSASRTLRTAGVHIIREQDEAGPVEISA, encoded by the exons ACCCCCTGGAGGGGGTGAACATCACCAGCCCCGTGCGCCTGATCCATGGCACCGTGGGGAAGTCGGCTCTGCTTTCTGTGCAGTACAGCAGTACCAGCAGCGACAGGCCTGTAGTGAAGTGGCAGCTGAAGCGGGACAAGCCAGTGACCGTGGTGCAGTCCATTGGCACGGAGGTCATCGGCACCCTGCGGCCTGACTATCGAGACCGTATCCGACTCTTTGAAAATGGCTCCCTGCTTCTCAGCGACCTGCAGCTGGCCGATGAGGGCACCTATGAGGTCGAGATCTCCATCACCGACGACACCTTCACTGGGGAGAAGACCATCAACCTTACTGTAGATG TGCCCATTTCGAGGCCACAGGTGTTGGTGGCTTCAACCACTGTGCTGGAGCTCAGCGAGGCCTTCACCTTGAACTGCTCACACGAGAATGGCACCAAGCCCAGCTACACCTGGCTGAAGGATGGCAAGCCCCTCCTCAATGACTCGAGAATGCTCCTGTCCCCCGACCAAAAGGTGCTCACCATCACCCGCGTGCTCATGGAGGATGACGACCTGTACAGCTGCGTGGTGGAGAACCCCATCAGCCAGGGCCGCAGCCTGCCCGTCAAGATCACCGTATACA GAAGAAGCTCCCTTTACATCATCTTGTCTACAGGAGGCATCTTCCTCCTTGTGACCTTGGTGACAGTCTGTGCCTGCTGGAAACCCTCCAAAAG GAAACAGAAGAAGCTAGAAAAGCAAAACTCCCTGGAATACATGGATCAGAATGATGACCGCCTGAAACCAGAAG ACACCCTCCCTCGAAGTGGTGAGCAGGAACGGAAGAACCCCATGGCACTCTATATCCTGAAGGACAAG GACTCCCCGGAGACCGAGGAGAACCCGGCCCCGGAGCCTCGAAGCGTGACGGAGCCCGGCCCGCCCGGCTACTCCGTGTCTCCCGCCGTGCCCGGCCGCTCGCCGGGGCTGCCCATCCGCTCTGCCCGCCGCTACCCGCGCTCCCCAGCGCGCTCCCCAGCCACCGGCCGGACACACACGTCGCCGCCCAGGGCCCCGAGCTCGCCCGGCCGCTCGCGCAGCGCCTCGCGCACACTGCGGACTGCGGGCGTGCACATAATCCGCGAGCAAGACGAGGCCGGCCCGGTGGAGATCAGCGCCTGA
- the ROBO4 gene encoding roundabout homolog 4 isoform X1, with protein MGSGGESLLGGRGSLPLLLLLIMGGMAQDSPPQILVHPQDQLFQGPGPARMSCRASGQPPPTIHWLLNGQPLSMVPPDPHHLLPDGTLLLLQPPARGHAHDGQALSTDLGVYTCEASNRLGTAVSRGARLSVAVLREDFQIQPRDMVAVVGEQFTLECGPPWGHPEPTVSWWKDGKPLVLQPGRHTVSGGSLLMARAEKSDEGTYMCVATNSAGHRESRAARVSIQEPQDYTEPVELLAVRIQLENVTLLNPDPAKGPKPRPAVWLSWKVSGPAAPAQSYTALFRTQTAPGGQGAPWAEELLAGWQSAELGGLHWGQDYEFKVRPSSGRARGPDSNVLLLRLPEKVPSAPPQEVTLKPGNGSVFVSWVPPPAENHNGIIRGYQVWSLGNTSLPPANWTVVGEQTQLEIATHMPGSYCVQVAAVTGAGAGEPSRPVCLLLEQAMERATQEPSEHGPWTLEQLRATLKRPEVIATCGVALWLLLLGTAVCIHRRRRAGVHLGPGLYRYTSEDAILKHRMDHSDSQWLADTWRSTSGSRDLSSSSSLSSRLGADARDPLDCRRSLLSWDSRSPGVPLLPDTSTFYGSLIAELPSSTPARPSPQVPAVRRLPPQLAQLSSPCFSSDSLCSRRGLSSPRLSLAPAEAWKAKKKQELQHANSSPLLRGSHPLELRACELGNRGSKNLSQSPGAVPQALVAWRALGPKLLSSSNELVTHHLPPAPLFPHETPPTQSQQTQPPVAPQAPSSILLPAAPIPILSPCSPPSPQASSLSGPSPASSRLSSSSLSSLGEDQDSVLTPEEVALCLELSEGEETPRNSVSPMPRAPSPPTTYGYISVPTASEFTDMGRTGGGVGPEGGVLLCPPRPCLTPTPSEGSLANGWGSASEDNAASARASLVSSSDGSFLADAHFARALAVAVDSFGFGLEPREADCVFIDASSPPSPRDEIFLTPNLSLPLWEWRPDWLEDMEVSHTQWLGRGMPPWPPDSRISSQRSQLHCRMPKAGASPVDYS; from the exons ATGGGCTCTGGAGGAGAGAGCCTCCTGGGGGGCAGGGGTTCCCTGCCTCTGCTGCTCCTGCTCATCATGG GAGGCATGGCTCAGGACTCCCCGCCCCAGATCCTAGTCCACCCCCAGGACCAGCTGTTCCAGGGCCCTGGCCCTGCCAGGATGAGCTGCCGAGCCTCAGGCCAGCCACCTCCCACCATCCACTGGTTGCTGAATGGGCAGCCCCTGAGCATGGTGCCCCCAGACCCACACCACCTCCTGCCTGATGGGACCCTTCTGCTGCTACAGCCCCCTGCCCGGGGACATGCCCACGATGGCCAGGCCCTGTCCACAGACCTGGGTGTCTACACATGTGAGGCCAGCAACCGGCTTGGCACGGCAGTCAGCAGAGGCGCTCGGCTGTCTGTGGCTG TCCTCCGGGAGGATTTCCAGATCCAGCCTCGGGACATGGTGGCTGTGGTGGGTGAGCAGTTTACTCTGGAATGTGGGCCGCCCTGGGGCCACCCAGAGCCCACAGTCTCATGGTGGAAAGATGGGAAACCCCTGGTCCTCCAGCCCGGAAGGCACACA GTGTCCGGGGGGTCCCTGCTGATGGCAAGAGCAGAGAAGAGTGATGAAGGGACCTACATGTGTGTGGCCACCAACAGCGCAGGACACAGGGAGAGCCGCGCAGCCCGGGTTTCCATCCAGG AGCCCCAGGACTACACGGAGCCTGTGGAGCTTCTGGCTGTGCGAATTCAGCTGGAAAATGTGACACTGCTGAACCCGGATCCTGCAAAGGGCCCCAAGCCTAGACCGGCGGTGTGGCTCAGCTGGAAG GTCAGTGGCCCTGCTGCGCCTGCCCAATCTTACACGGCCTTGTTCAGGACCCAGACTGCCCCGGGAGGCCAGGGAGCTCCGTGGGCAGAGGAGCTGCTGGCCGGCTGGCAGAGCGCAGAGCTTGGAGGCCTCCACTGGGGCCAAGACTACGAGTTCAAAGTGAGACCATCCTCTGGCCGGGCTCGAGGCCCTGACAGCAACGTGCTGCTCCTGAGGCTGCCGGAAAAAG TGCCCAGTGCCCCACCTCAGGAGGTGACCCTAAAACCTGGCAATGGCAGTGTCTTTGTGAGCTGGGTCCCACCACCTGCTGAAAACCACAATGGCATCATCCGTGGCTACCAG GtctggagcctgggcaacacgtcACTGCCACCAGCCAACTGGACTGTAGTTGGTGAGCAGACCCAGCTGGAAATCGCCACCCATATGCCAGGCTCCTACTGCGTGCAAGTGGCTGCAGTCACTGGTGCTGGAGCTGGGGAGCCCAGTAGACCTGTCTGCCTCCTTTTAG AGCAGGCCATGGAGCGAGCCACCCAAGAACCCAGTGAGCATGGTCCCTGGACCCTGGAGCAGCTGAGGGCTACCTTGAAGCGGCCTGAGGTCATTGCCACCTGCGGTGTTGCACTCTGGCTGCTGCTTCTGGGCACCGCTGTGTGTATCCACCGCCGGCGCCGAGCTGGGGTGCACCTGGGCCCAG GTCTGTACAGATATACCAGTGAGGATGCCATCCTAAAACACAG GATGGATCACAGTGACTCCCAGTGGTTGGCAGACACTTGGCGTTCCACCTCTGGCTCTCGGGacctcagcagcagcagcagcctcagCAGTCGGCTGGGGGCGGATGCCCGGGACCCACTAGACTGTCGTCGCTCCT TGCTCTCCTGGGACTCCCGAAGCCCCGGCGTGCCCCTGCTTCCAGACACCAGCACTTTTTATGGCTCCCTCATCGCTGAGCTGCCCTCCAGTACCCCAGCCAGGCCAAGTCCCCAGGTCCCAGCTGTCAGGCGCCTCCCACCCCAGCTGGCCCAGCTCTCCAGCCCCTGTTTCAGCTCAGACAGCCTCTGCAGCCGCAGGGGACTCTCTTCTCCCCGCTTGTCTCTGGCCCCTGCAGAGGCTTGGAAGGCCAAAAAGAAGCAGG AGCTGCAGCATGCCAACAGTTCCCCACTGCTCCGGGGCAGCCACCCCTTGGAGCTCCGGGCCTGTGAGTTGGGAAATAGAGGTTCCAAGAACCTTTCCCAAAGCCCAG GAGCTGTGCCCCAAGCTCTGGTTGCCTGGCGGGCCCTGGGACCGAAACTCCTCAGCTCCTCAAATGAGCTGGTTACTCATCATCTCCCTCCAGCACCCCTCTTTCCTCATGAAACTCCCCCAACTCAGAGTCAACAGACCCA GCCTCCGGTGGCACCACAGGCTCCCTCCTCCATCCTGCTGCCAGCAGCCCCCATCCCCATCCTTAGCCCCTGCAGTCCCCCTAGCCCCCAGGCCTCTTCCCTCTCTGGCCCCAGCCCAGCTTCCAGTCGCCTGTCCAGCTCCTCCCTGTCATCCCTGGGGGAGGATCAAGACAGCGTGCTGACCCCTGAGGAGGTAGCCCTGTGCTTGGAACTCAGTGAGGGTGAGGAGACTCCCAG GAACAGCGTCTCTCCCATGCCAAGGGCTCCTTCACCCCCCACCACCTATGGGTACATCAGCGTCCCAACAGCCTCAGAGTTCACGGACATGGGCAGGACTGGAGGAGGGGTGGGGCCCGAGGGGGGAGTCTTgctgtgcccacctcggccctgcctcacccccacccccagcgaGGGCTCCTTAGCCAATGGTTGGGGCTCAGCCTCTGAGGACAATGCCGCCAGCGCCAGAGCCAGCCTTGTCAGCTCCTCCGATGGCTCCTTCCTCGCTGATGCTCACTTTGCCCGGGCCCTGGCAGTGGCTGTGGATAGCTTTGGTTTCGGTCTAGAGCCCAGGGAGGCAGACTGCGTCTTCATAG
- the HEPN1 gene encoding putative cancer susceptibility gene HEPN1 protein — translation MGNRGLGIAPWVDGESELEFRRLGMQGPLEALRRRERNTQRASFSFSFLIALSPHTVDYCHSYELFNRRWHGHVLATQRPSLFILMLV, via the coding sequence ATGGGTAACCGGGGCCTTGGAATTGCTCCATGGGTTGATGGCGAATCAGAGCTGGAGTTTAGGAGACTAGGGATGCAAGGACCCTTGGAGGCATTAAGGAGGAGGGAACGGAATACACAGAGGGCCTCCTTCTCTTTCAGCTTTTTAATTGCCCTCTCTCCTCACACAGTAGATTACTGCCACTCCTATGAACTGTTCAATAGGCGGTGGCATGGGCATGTCCTGGCTACACAGCGGCCCAGCCTCTTTATTTTGATGTTAGTGTGA
- the HEPACAM gene encoding hepatic and glial cell adhesion molecule isoform X1: MKRERGALSRASRALRLAPFVYLLLIQTDPLEGVNITSPVRLIHGTVGKSALLSVQYSSTSSDRPVVKWQLKRDKPVTVVQSIGTEVIGTLRPDYRDRIRLFENGSLLLSDLQLADEGTYEVEISITDDTFTGEKTINLTVDVPISRPQVLVASTTVLELSEAFTLNCSHENGTKPSYTWLKDGKPLLNDSRMLLSPDQKVLTITRVLMEDDDLYSCVVENPISQGRSLPVKITVYRRSSLYIILSTGGIFLLVTLVTVCACWKPSKRKQKKLEKQNSLEYMDQNDDRLKPEGELPATQSPIPSTIRSVGCWEKAELGDKENSSAGTLPPPTARRLQRRERFGQADTLPRSGEQERKNPMALYILKDKDSPETEENPAPEPRSVTEPGPPGYSVSPAVPGRSPGLPIRSARRYPRSPARSPATGRTHTSPPRAPSSPGRSRSASRTLRTAGVHIIREQDEAGPVEISA, from the exons ACCCCCTGGAGGGGGTGAACATCACCAGCCCCGTGCGCCTGATCCATGGCACCGTGGGGAAGTCGGCTCTGCTTTCTGTGCAGTACAGCAGTACCAGCAGCGACAGGCCTGTAGTGAAGTGGCAGCTGAAGCGGGACAAGCCAGTGACCGTGGTGCAGTCCATTGGCACGGAGGTCATCGGCACCCTGCGGCCTGACTATCGAGACCGTATCCGACTCTTTGAAAATGGCTCCCTGCTTCTCAGCGACCTGCAGCTGGCCGATGAGGGCACCTATGAGGTCGAGATCTCCATCACCGACGACACCTTCACTGGGGAGAAGACCATCAACCTTACTGTAGATG TGCCCATTTCGAGGCCACAGGTGTTGGTGGCTTCAACCACTGTGCTGGAGCTCAGCGAGGCCTTCACCTTGAACTGCTCACACGAGAATGGCACCAAGCCCAGCTACACCTGGCTGAAGGATGGCAAGCCCCTCCTCAATGACTCGAGAATGCTCCTGTCCCCCGACCAAAAGGTGCTCACCATCACCCGCGTGCTCATGGAGGATGACGACCTGTACAGCTGCGTGGTGGAGAACCCCATCAGCCAGGGCCGCAGCCTGCCCGTCAAGATCACCGTATACA GAAGAAGCTCCCTTTACATCATCTTGTCTACAGGAGGCATCTTCCTCCTTGTGACCTTGGTGACAGTCTGTGCCTGCTGGAAACCCTCCAAAAG GAAACAGAAGAAGCTAGAAAAGCAAAACTCCCTGGAATACATGGATCAGAATGATGACCGCCTGAAACCAGAAGGTGAGCTCCCAGCCACCCAATCACCCATCCCATCAACAATCAGATCAGTGGGCTGCTGGGAAAAGGCAGAACTGGGCGACAAGGAAAACAGCTCTGCAGGGACCCTTCCCCCACCAACTGCACGAAGACTGCAGAGGAGGGAAAGGTTTGGCCAAG CGGACACCCTCCCTCGAAGTGGTGAGCAGGAACGGAAGAACCCCATGGCACTCTATATCCTGAAGGACAAG GACTCCCCGGAGACCGAGGAGAACCCGGCCCCGGAGCCTCGAAGCGTGACGGAGCCCGGCCCGCCCGGCTACTCCGTGTCTCCCGCCGTGCCCGGCCGCTCGCCGGGGCTGCCCATCCGCTCTGCCCGCCGCTACCCGCGCTCCCCAGCGCGCTCCCCAGCCACCGGCCGGACACACACGTCGCCGCCCAGGGCCCCGAGCTCGCCCGGCCGCTCGCGCAGCGCCTCGCGCACACTGCGGACTGCGGGCGTGCACATAATCCGCGAGCAAGACGAGGCCGGCCCGGTGGAGATCAGCGCCTGA
- the HEPACAM gene encoding hepatic and glial cell adhesion molecule isoform X2: MKRERGALSRASRALRLAPFVYLLLIQTDPLEGVNITSPVRLIHGTVGKSALLSVQYSSTSSDRPVVKWQLKRDKPVTVVQSIGTEVIGTLRPDYRDRIRLFENGSLLLSDLQLADEGTYEVEISITDDTFTGEKTINLTVDVPISRPQVLVASTTVLELSEAFTLNCSHENGTKPSYTWLKDGKPLLNDSRMLLSPDQKVLTITRVLMEDDDLYSCVVENPISQGRSLPVKITVYRRSSLYIILSTGGIFLLVTLVTVCACWKPSKRKQKKLEKQNSLEYMDQNDDRLKPEADTLPRSGEQERKNPMALYILKDKDSPETEENPAPEPRSVTEPGPPGYSVSPAVPGRSPGLPIRSARRYPRSPARSPATGRTHTSPPRAPSSPGRSRSASRTLRTAGVHIIREQDEAGPVEISA, from the exons ACCCCCTGGAGGGGGTGAACATCACCAGCCCCGTGCGCCTGATCCATGGCACCGTGGGGAAGTCGGCTCTGCTTTCTGTGCAGTACAGCAGTACCAGCAGCGACAGGCCTGTAGTGAAGTGGCAGCTGAAGCGGGACAAGCCAGTGACCGTGGTGCAGTCCATTGGCACGGAGGTCATCGGCACCCTGCGGCCTGACTATCGAGACCGTATCCGACTCTTTGAAAATGGCTCCCTGCTTCTCAGCGACCTGCAGCTGGCCGATGAGGGCACCTATGAGGTCGAGATCTCCATCACCGACGACACCTTCACTGGGGAGAAGACCATCAACCTTACTGTAGATG TGCCCATTTCGAGGCCACAGGTGTTGGTGGCTTCAACCACTGTGCTGGAGCTCAGCGAGGCCTTCACCTTGAACTGCTCACACGAGAATGGCACCAAGCCCAGCTACACCTGGCTGAAGGATGGCAAGCCCCTCCTCAATGACTCGAGAATGCTCCTGTCCCCCGACCAAAAGGTGCTCACCATCACCCGCGTGCTCATGGAGGATGACGACCTGTACAGCTGCGTGGTGGAGAACCCCATCAGCCAGGGCCGCAGCCTGCCCGTCAAGATCACCGTATACA GAAGAAGCTCCCTTTACATCATCTTGTCTACAGGAGGCATCTTCCTCCTTGTGACCTTGGTGACAGTCTGTGCCTGCTGGAAACCCTCCAAAAG GAAACAGAAGAAGCTAGAAAAGCAAAACTCCCTGGAATACATGGATCAGAATGATGACCGCCTGAAACCAGAAG CGGACACCCTCCCTCGAAGTGGTGAGCAGGAACGGAAGAACCCCATGGCACTCTATATCCTGAAGGACAAG GACTCCCCGGAGACCGAGGAGAACCCGGCCCCGGAGCCTCGAAGCGTGACGGAGCCCGGCCCGCCCGGCTACTCCGTGTCTCCCGCCGTGCCCGGCCGCTCGCCGGGGCTGCCCATCCGCTCTGCCCGCCGCTACCCGCGCTCCCCAGCGCGCTCCCCAGCCACCGGCCGGACACACACGTCGCCGCCCAGGGCCCCGAGCTCGCCCGGCCGCTCGCGCAGCGCCTCGCGCACACTGCGGACTGCGGGCGTGCACATAATCCGCGAGCAAGACGAGGCCGGCCCGGTGGAGATCAGCGCCTGA
- the ROBO4 gene encoding roundabout homolog 4 isoform X2: MVAVVGEQFTLECGPPWGHPEPTVSWWKDGKPLVLQPGRHTVSGGSLLMARAEKSDEGTYMCVATNSAGHRESRAARVSIQEPQDYTEPVELLAVRIQLENVTLLNPDPAKGPKPRPAVWLSWKVSGPAAPAQSYTALFRTQTAPGGQGAPWAEELLAGWQSAELGGLHWGQDYEFKVRPSSGRARGPDSNVLLLRLPEKVPSAPPQEVTLKPGNGSVFVSWVPPPAENHNGIIRGYQVWSLGNTSLPPANWTVVGEQTQLEIATHMPGSYCVQVAAVTGAGAGEPSRPVCLLLEQAMERATQEPSEHGPWTLEQLRATLKRPEVIATCGVALWLLLLGTAVCIHRRRRAGVHLGPGLYRYTSEDAILKHRMDHSDSQWLADTWRSTSGSRDLSSSSSLSSRLGADARDPLDCRRSLLSWDSRSPGVPLLPDTSTFYGSLIAELPSSTPARPSPQVPAVRRLPPQLAQLSSPCFSSDSLCSRRGLSSPRLSLAPAEAWKAKKKQELQHANSSPLLRGSHPLELRACELGNRGSKNLSQSPGAVPQALVAWRALGPKLLSSSNELVTHHLPPAPLFPHETPPTQSQQTQPPVAPQAPSSILLPAAPIPILSPCSPPSPQASSLSGPSPASSRLSSSSLSSLGEDQDSVLTPEEVALCLELSEGEETPRNSVSPMPRAPSPPTTYGYISVPTASEFTDMGRTGGGVGPEGGVLLCPPRPCLTPTPSEGSLANGWGSASEDNAASARASLVSSSDGSFLADAHFARALAVAVDSFGFGLEPREADCVFIDASSPPSPRDEIFLTPNLSLPLWEWRPDWLEDMEVSHTQWLGRGMPPWPPDSRISSQRSQLHCRMPKAGASPVDYS; this comes from the exons ATGGTGGCTGTGGTGGGTGAGCAGTTTACTCTGGAATGTGGGCCGCCCTGGGGCCACCCAGAGCCCACAGTCTCATGGTGGAAAGATGGGAAACCCCTGGTCCTCCAGCCCGGAAGGCACACA GTGTCCGGGGGGTCCCTGCTGATGGCAAGAGCAGAGAAGAGTGATGAAGGGACCTACATGTGTGTGGCCACCAACAGCGCAGGACACAGGGAGAGCCGCGCAGCCCGGGTTTCCATCCAGG AGCCCCAGGACTACACGGAGCCTGTGGAGCTTCTGGCTGTGCGAATTCAGCTGGAAAATGTGACACTGCTGAACCCGGATCCTGCAAAGGGCCCCAAGCCTAGACCGGCGGTGTGGCTCAGCTGGAAG GTCAGTGGCCCTGCTGCGCCTGCCCAATCTTACACGGCCTTGTTCAGGACCCAGACTGCCCCGGGAGGCCAGGGAGCTCCGTGGGCAGAGGAGCTGCTGGCCGGCTGGCAGAGCGCAGAGCTTGGAGGCCTCCACTGGGGCCAAGACTACGAGTTCAAAGTGAGACCATCCTCTGGCCGGGCTCGAGGCCCTGACAGCAACGTGCTGCTCCTGAGGCTGCCGGAAAAAG TGCCCAGTGCCCCACCTCAGGAGGTGACCCTAAAACCTGGCAATGGCAGTGTCTTTGTGAGCTGGGTCCCACCACCTGCTGAAAACCACAATGGCATCATCCGTGGCTACCAG GtctggagcctgggcaacacgtcACTGCCACCAGCCAACTGGACTGTAGTTGGTGAGCAGACCCAGCTGGAAATCGCCACCCATATGCCAGGCTCCTACTGCGTGCAAGTGGCTGCAGTCACTGGTGCTGGAGCTGGGGAGCCCAGTAGACCTGTCTGCCTCCTTTTAG AGCAGGCCATGGAGCGAGCCACCCAAGAACCCAGTGAGCATGGTCCCTGGACCCTGGAGCAGCTGAGGGCTACCTTGAAGCGGCCTGAGGTCATTGCCACCTGCGGTGTTGCACTCTGGCTGCTGCTTCTGGGCACCGCTGTGTGTATCCACCGCCGGCGCCGAGCTGGGGTGCACCTGGGCCCAG GTCTGTACAGATATACCAGTGAGGATGCCATCCTAAAACACAG GATGGATCACAGTGACTCCCAGTGGTTGGCAGACACTTGGCGTTCCACCTCTGGCTCTCGGGacctcagcagcagcagcagcctcagCAGTCGGCTGGGGGCGGATGCCCGGGACCCACTAGACTGTCGTCGCTCCT TGCTCTCCTGGGACTCCCGAAGCCCCGGCGTGCCCCTGCTTCCAGACACCAGCACTTTTTATGGCTCCCTCATCGCTGAGCTGCCCTCCAGTACCCCAGCCAGGCCAAGTCCCCAGGTCCCAGCTGTCAGGCGCCTCCCACCCCAGCTGGCCCAGCTCTCCAGCCCCTGTTTCAGCTCAGACAGCCTCTGCAGCCGCAGGGGACTCTCTTCTCCCCGCTTGTCTCTGGCCCCTGCAGAGGCTTGGAAGGCCAAAAAGAAGCAGG AGCTGCAGCATGCCAACAGTTCCCCACTGCTCCGGGGCAGCCACCCCTTGGAGCTCCGGGCCTGTGAGTTGGGAAATAGAGGTTCCAAGAACCTTTCCCAAAGCCCAG GAGCTGTGCCCCAAGCTCTGGTTGCCTGGCGGGCCCTGGGACCGAAACTCCTCAGCTCCTCAAATGAGCTGGTTACTCATCATCTCCCTCCAGCACCCCTCTTTCCTCATGAAACTCCCCCAACTCAGAGTCAACAGACCCA GCCTCCGGTGGCACCACAGGCTCCCTCCTCCATCCTGCTGCCAGCAGCCCCCATCCCCATCCTTAGCCCCTGCAGTCCCCCTAGCCCCCAGGCCTCTTCCCTCTCTGGCCCCAGCCCAGCTTCCAGTCGCCTGTCCAGCTCCTCCCTGTCATCCCTGGGGGAGGATCAAGACAGCGTGCTGACCCCTGAGGAGGTAGCCCTGTGCTTGGAACTCAGTGAGGGTGAGGAGACTCCCAG GAACAGCGTCTCTCCCATGCCAAGGGCTCCTTCACCCCCCACCACCTATGGGTACATCAGCGTCCCAACAGCCTCAGAGTTCACGGACATGGGCAGGACTGGAGGAGGGGTGGGGCCCGAGGGGGGAGTCTTgctgtgcccacctcggccctgcctcacccccacccccagcgaGGGCTCCTTAGCCAATGGTTGGGGCTCAGCCTCTGAGGACAATGCCGCCAGCGCCAGAGCCAGCCTTGTCAGCTCCTCCGATGGCTCCTTCCTCGCTGATGCTCACTTTGCCCGGGCCCTGGCAGTGGCTGTGGATAGCTTTGGTTTCGGTCTAGAGCCCAGGGAGGCAGACTGCGTCTTCATAG
- the HEPACAM gene encoding hepatic and glial cell adhesion molecule isoform X4, translating to MVKRSGRERVPISRPQVLVASTTVLELSEAFTLNCSHENGTKPSYTWLKDGKPLLNDSRMLLSPDQKVLTITRVLMEDDDLYSCVVENPISQGRSLPVKITVYRRSSLYIILSTGGIFLLVTLVTVCACWKPSKRKQKKLEKQNSLEYMDQNDDRLKPEGELPATQSPIPSTIRSVGCWEKAELGDKENSSAGTLPPPTARRLQRRERFGQADTLPRSGEQERKNPMALYILKDKDSPETEENPAPEPRSVTEPGPPGYSVSPAVPGRSPGLPIRSARRYPRSPARSPATGRTHTSPPRAPSSPGRSRSASRTLRTAGVHIIREQDEAGPVEISA from the exons ATGGTAAAGCGCTCTGGCAGGGAAAGAG TGCCCATTTCGAGGCCACAGGTGTTGGTGGCTTCAACCACTGTGCTGGAGCTCAGCGAGGCCTTCACCTTGAACTGCTCACACGAGAATGGCACCAAGCCCAGCTACACCTGGCTGAAGGATGGCAAGCCCCTCCTCAATGACTCGAGAATGCTCCTGTCCCCCGACCAAAAGGTGCTCACCATCACCCGCGTGCTCATGGAGGATGACGACCTGTACAGCTGCGTGGTGGAGAACCCCATCAGCCAGGGCCGCAGCCTGCCCGTCAAGATCACCGTATACA GAAGAAGCTCCCTTTACATCATCTTGTCTACAGGAGGCATCTTCCTCCTTGTGACCTTGGTGACAGTCTGTGCCTGCTGGAAACCCTCCAAAAG GAAACAGAAGAAGCTAGAAAAGCAAAACTCCCTGGAATACATGGATCAGAATGATGACCGCCTGAAACCAGAAGGTGAGCTCCCAGCCACCCAATCACCCATCCCATCAACAATCAGATCAGTGGGCTGCTGGGAAAAGGCAGAACTGGGCGACAAGGAAAACAGCTCTGCAGGGACCCTTCCCCCACCAACTGCACGAAGACTGCAGAGGAGGGAAAGGTTTGGCCAAG CGGACACCCTCCCTCGAAGTGGTGAGCAGGAACGGAAGAACCCCATGGCACTCTATATCCTGAAGGACAAG GACTCCCCGGAGACCGAGGAGAACCCGGCCCCGGAGCCTCGAAGCGTGACGGAGCCCGGCCCGCCCGGCTACTCCGTGTCTCCCGCCGTGCCCGGCCGCTCGCCGGGGCTGCCCATCCGCTCTGCCCGCCGCTACCCGCGCTCCCCAGCGCGCTCCCCAGCCACCGGCCGGACACACACGTCGCCGCCCAGGGCCCCGAGCTCGCCCGGCCGCTCGCGCAGCGCCTCGCGCACACTGCGGACTGCGGGCGTGCACATAATCCGCGAGCAAGACGAGGCCGGCCCGGTGGAGATCAGCGCCTGA